The Streptococcus mitis genome has a segment encoding these proteins:
- the mutS gene encoding DNA mismatch repair protein MutS — protein sequence MTTEKLSPGMQQYVDIKKQYPDAFLLFRMGDFYELFYEDAVNAAQILEISLTSRNKNADNPIPMAGVPYHSAQQYIDVLIEQGYKVAIAEQMEDPKQAVGVVKREVVQVITPGTVVDSSKPDSQNNFLVAIDRAGNQFGLAYMDLVTGDFYVTGLLDFTLVCGEIRNLKAREVVLGYDLSEEEEQILSRQMNLVLSYEKEGFEDLHLLDSRLAAVEQAASSKLLQYVHRTQMRELNHLKPVIRYEIKDFLQMDYATKASLDLVENARSGKKQGSLFWLLDETKTAMGMRLLRSWIHRPLIDKERIVQRQEVVQVFLDHFFERSDLTDSLKGVYDIERLASRVSFGKTNPKELLQLATTLSSVPRIRAILEGMEQPALAYLIAQLDAIPELESLISAAIAPEASHVITDGGIIRTGFDETLDKYRRVLREGTSWIAEIEAKEKENSGISTLKIEYNKKDGYYFHVTNSQLGNVPAHFFRKATLKNSERFGTEELARIEGDMLEAREKSANLEYEIFMRIREEVSKYIQRLQALAQGIATVDVLQSLAVVAETQHLIRPEFGDDSQIDIQKGRHAVVEKVMGAQTYIPNTIQMGGDTSIQLITGPNMSGKSTYMRQLAMTAVMAQMGSYVPAENAYLPIFDAIFTRIGAADDLVSGQSTFMVEMMEANNAISHATKDSLILFDELGRGTATYDGMALAQSIIEYIHEHIGAKTLFATHYHELTSLESSLEHLVNVHVATLEQGGQVTFLHKIEPGPADKSYGIHVAKIAGLPADLLARADKILTQLENQGTESPVLMRQTSDVTEQISLFDTAEEHPILAELAKLDIYNMTPMQAMNVLVELKQKL from the coding sequence ATGACGACAGAAAAGCTATCACCCGGCATGCAACAGTATGTGGATATTAAAAAGCAATATCCAGATGCTTTTTTGCTCTTTCGGATGGGTGATTTTTATGAATTATTTTATGAGGATGCGGTCAATGCTGCGCAGATTCTGGAAATTTCCTTAACGAGTCGCAACAAGAATGCCGACAATCCGATTCCTATGGCGGGTGTTCCCTATCATTCTGCCCAACAGTATATCGATGTCTTGATTGAGCAGGGCTATAAGGTAGCCATTGCTGAACAGATGGAAGATCCTAAACAAGCAGTTGGGGTTGTGAAACGAGAGGTTGTTCAGGTCATTACGCCAGGGACAGTGGTCGATAGCAGTAAGCCGGATAGTCAGAACAACTTCTTGGTTGCCATAGACCGTGCTGGCAATCAATTTGGCCTAGCTTATATGGACCTGGTGACGGGTGACTTTTATGTGACAGGTCTTTTGGATTTCACGCTGGTTTGTGGGGAAATCCGTAATCTCAAGGCGCGAGAAGTGGTGCTGGGCTATGACTTGTCTGAGGAAGAGGAACAAATCCTTAGTCGTCAGATGAATCTGGTACTTTCCTATGAAAAAGAAGGCTTTGAAGACCTTCATTTACTGGATTCACGATTAGCAGCTGTGGAGCAAGCGGCATCTAGTAAGTTGCTCCAGTATGTCCATCGAACCCAGATGAGGGAATTGAACCACCTCAAACCTGTTATCCGCTATGAAATCAAGGATTTCTTGCAGATGGATTATGCGACCAAGGCTAGTCTGGATTTGGTTGAGAATGCTCGGTCAGGCAAGAAGCAAGGCAGTCTTTTCTGGCTTTTGGATGAAACCAAAACAGCTATGGGTATGCGGCTCTTGCGGTCTTGGATTCATCGCCCCTTGATTGATAAGGAACGAATTGTCCAACGCCAAGAAGTTGTGCAGGTCTTTCTCGACCATTTCTTTGAGCGTAGTGATTTGACAGACAGTCTCAAGGGTGTTTATGACATTGAGCGCTTGGCTAGTCGTGTTTCTTTTGGTAAAACCAATCCCAAGGAACTCTTGCAGTTGGCGACTACCTTGTCTAGTGTGCCACGGATTCGTGCGATTTTAGAGGGGATGGAGCAACCTGCTCTAGCCTATCTGATCGCACAACTAGATGCCATTCCAGAGTTGGAGAGCTTGATTAGTGCAGCGATTGCTCCTGAAGCTTCTCATGTGATTACAGATGGGGGTATTATCCGGACTGGATTTGATGAGACCTTAGACAAGTACCGTCGCGTTCTCAGAGAAGGGACTAGCTGGATTGCTGAAATTGAGGCCAAGGAGAAAGAAAACTCTGGTATTAGTACGCTTAAGATTGAGTACAATAAGAAGGATGGCTACTATTTCCATGTGACCAATTCGCAACTGGGGAATGTGCCAGCCCACTTTTTCCGCAAGGCGACGCTGAAAAACTCGGAACGTTTTGGAACCGAAGAATTAGCCCGTATCGAGGGAGATATGCTGGAGGCGCGTGAGAAGTCAGCTAACCTAGAGTACGAAATTTTTATGCGTATTCGTGAAGAGGTCAGCAAGTACATCCAGCGTTTGCAGGCTCTAGCCCAAGGAATTGCGACGGTTGATGTCTTACAGAGTCTGGCGGTTGTGGCCGAAACTCAGCATTTGATTCGACCTGAGTTTGGCGATGACTCACAAATCGATATCCAGAAAGGGCGCCATGCTGTCGTTGAAAAGGTCATGGGAGCTCAGACCTATATTCCAAATACCATTCAAATGGGAGGGGATACTAGTATCCAGTTGATTACAGGGCCTAACATGAGTGGGAAGTCGACCTATATGCGTCAGCTGGCCATGACAGCGGTGATGGCTCAGATGGGTTCTTACGTACCAGCAGAGAATGCTTATTTACCGATTTTTGATGCTATCTTTACCCGTATCGGAGCAGCAGATGACTTGGTTTCAGGTCAGTCCACCTTTATGGTGGAGATGATGGAGGCCAATAATGCCATTTCGCATGCGACCAAGGACTCTCTCATTCTCTTTGATGAATTGGGACGAGGAACTGCAACTTATGACGGAATGGCTCTTGCCCAGTCCATCATCGAATATATCCATGAGCATATCGGAGCCAAGACCCTCTTTGCGACCCACTACCATGAGTTGACCAGTCTGGAGTCTAGCTTGGAACACTTGGTCAATGTTCACGTGGCAACTTTGGAGCAAGGTGGGCAGGTCACCTTCCTTCACAAGATTGAACCAGGACCAGCTGATAAATCCTACGGTATCCATGTTGCCAAGATTGCTGGTTTGCCAGCAGACCTTCTAGCAAGGGCGGATAAGATTTTGACTCAGTTAGAGAATCAAGGTACAGAAAGTCCAGTTCTTATGAGGCAAACAAGCGACGTCACGGAACAGATTTCACTATTTGATACGGCAGAAGAGCATCCTATCCTAGCAGAATTAGCTAAATTGGACATTTACAACATGACACCCATGCAGGCTATGAATGTCTTGGTCGAGTTGAAACAAAAACTATAA
- the argR gene encoding arginine repressor, which yields MRKRDRHQLIKKMITEEKLSTQKEIQDRLEAHNVFVTQTTLSRDLREIGLTKVKKNDMVYYVLANETEKIDLVEFLSHHLEGVARAEFTLVLHTKLGEASVLANIVDANKDEWILGTVAGANTLLVICRDQHVAKLMEDRLLDLMKDK from the coding sequence ATGAGAAAAAGAGATCGTCATCAGTTAATAAAAAAAATGATTACTGAGGAGAAATTAAGTACACAAAAAGAAATTCAAGATCGGTTGGAGGCACACAATGTCTTTGTGACGCAGACAACCTTGTCTCGTGATTTGCGCGAAATCGGCTTGACCAAGGTCAAGAAAAATGATATGGTGTATTATGTACTAGCAAATGAGACAGAAAAGATTGATTTGGTGGAATTTTTGTCTCATCATTTAGAAGGTGTTGCAAGAGCAGAGTTTACCTTGGTACTTCATACTAAATTAGGAGAAGCCTCTGTTTTGGCAAATATTGTAGATGCAAACAAGGATGAATGGATTTTAGGAACAGTTGCTGGTGCCAATACCTTATTGGTCATTTGTCGAGACCAGCACGTTGCCAAACTCATGGAAGATCGTTTGCTAGATTTGATGAAAGATAAGTAA
- the argS gene encoding arginine--tRNA ligase, with product MNTKELIASELASVIDSLDQEAILNLLETPKNSEMGDIAFPAFSLAKVERKAPQMIAAELAEKINSQAFEKVVATGPYVNFFLDKSAISAQVLQAVITQKEHYADQHIGKQENVVIDMSSPNIAKPFSIGHLRSTVIGDSLSHIFQKIGYQTVKVNHLGDWGKQFGMLIVAYKKWGDEEAVKAHPIDELLKLYVRINAEAENDPSLDEEAREWFRKLENGDEEALALWQWFRDESLVEFNRLYNELKVEFDSYNGEAFYNDKMEAVVDILSEKGLLVESEGAQVVNLEKYGIEHPALIKKSDGATLYITRDLAAALYRKNEYQFAKSIYVVGQEQSAHFKQLKAVLKEMGYDWSEDITHVPFGLVTKEGKKLSTRKGNVILLEPTVAEAVSRAKAQIEAKNPGLENKDQVAHAVGVGAIKFYDLKTDRTNGYDFDLEAMVSFEGETGPYVQYAYARIQSILRKADFKPETAGNYSLNDAESWEIIKLIQDFPRIINRAADNFEPSIIAKFAISLAQAFNKYYAHTRILDESSERDSRLALSYATAIVLKEALRLLGVEAPEKM from the coding sequence ATGAATACAAAAGAATTGATTGCTAGCGAATTGGCTAGTGTCATTGATAGCCTGGACCAAGAGGCTATTTTAAATTTACTGGAAACCCCTAAAAACTCAGAAATGGGAGACATCGCTTTCCCTGCTTTTTCTCTTGCAAAAGTCGAACGTAAAGCACCTCAAATGATTGCTGCTGAACTGGCTGAAAAAATTAACAGCCAAGCCTTTGAAAAGGTTGTTGCAACAGGACCTTACGTTAACTTTTTCCTTGATAAATCTGCCATTTCTGCTCAAGTATTGCAAGCCGTTATCACTCAAAAAGAACACTATGCTGACCAACATATTGGTAAACAAGAAAATGTTGTTATCGATATGTCTAGTCCAAATATCGCTAAACCATTTTCTATCGGTCACCTGCGCTCAACTGTTATCGGAGATAGTTTATCACATATTTTCCAAAAAATCGGTTATCAAACGGTCAAGGTCAACCATTTGGGAGACTGGGGTAAACAGTTTGGGATGTTGATTGTTGCCTACAAAAAATGGGGTGACGAAGAAGCTGTAAAAGCTCATCCAATTGATGAACTTCTTAAACTCTACGTTCGTATCAATGCTGAAGCTGAAAATGACCCTAGCTTGGATGAAGAAGCACGCGAATGGTTCCGTAAACTTGAAAATGGAGACGAGGAAGCTCTCGCACTTTGGCAATGGTTCCGTGATGAAAGTTTGGTGGAATTTAACCGCCTTTACAATGAATTGAAGGTTGAATTTGACAGCTACAACGGAGAGGCTTTCTACAACGATAAGATGGAGGCAGTTGTAGACATTCTTTCTGAAAAAGGTCTTCTTGTTGAATCAGAAGGTGCCCAAGTTGTAAATCTTGAGAAATATGGAATCGAACATCCAGCCCTCATCAAGAAATCTGATGGTGCAACTCTCTACATCACACGTGACTTGGCTGCAGCCCTTTACCGTAAAAACGAATACCAATTTGCTAAATCTATCTACGTTGTTGGTCAAGAACAATCTGCCCACTTTAAACAGCTCAAAGCTGTCTTGAAAGAAATGGGCTACGACTGGAGTGAAGACATTACTCATGTTCCTTTTGGTCTGGTTACAAAAGAAGGGAAGAAACTCTCTACTCGTAAAGGGAATGTCATCTTGCTAGAGCCTACTGTTGCAGAGGCTGTTAGCCGTGCCAAGGCCCAAATCGAGGCTAAAAATCCTGGACTTGAAAACAAAGACCAGGTAGCGCATGCTGTTGGGGTTGGAGCCATTAAATTCTATGACCTCAAGACCGACCGTACAAATGGATACGACTTCGACCTAGAAGCTATGGTATCCTTCGAGGGTGAAACTGGTCCTTATGTACAATATGCCTACGCTCGTATCCAATCGATCTTACGTAAAGCAGACTTCAAACCAGAAACAGCTGGCAACTATAGCTTGAATGATGCTGAAAGCTGGGAAATCATCAAACTCATCCAAGACTTCCCACGTATTATCAACCGTGCGGCGGATAACTTTGAACCTTCTATCATTGCTAAATTTGCAATTAGCTTAGCTCAAGCCTTTAACAAGTACTATGCACACACGCGCATCTTGGATGAAAGCTCAGAACGCGACAGCCGTCTAGCCCTTAGCTATGCAACAGCAATCGTTCTCAAAGAAGCCCTTCGCTTGCTTGGAGTAGAAGCACCTGAGAAGATGTAA
- the nrdI gene encoding class Ib ribonucleoside-diphosphate reductase assembly flavoprotein NrdI codes for MKTISLVYISLSGNTESFVTRLKDYLFSQYEGIEVQKIHIKDLVKEGQDFYEMEHPYVAFLPTYLEGGNGVDNGDVEILTTPVGDFIAYGDNASKCFGVVGSGNRNFNNQYCLTAKQYSQRFGFPVLADFEMRGMLGDIKRVAAIIADLYELES; via the coding sequence ATGAAGACAATTTCTTTAGTTTATATTAGTCTGAGTGGCAATACTGAAAGTTTTGTGACGCGCTTGAAAGACTATCTCTTTTCCCAGTACGAGGGAATTGAGGTTCAAAAGATTCATATCAAGGACTTAGTCAAGGAAGGCCAAGATTTTTATGAGATGGAACATCCCTATGTCGCTTTTTTACCGACCTACCTCGAAGGTGGGAATGGCGTGGATAACGGAGATGTTGAGATTTTGACGACACCAGTGGGAGATTTTATCGCCTATGGTGACAATGCTAGTAAGTGTTTTGGTGTGGTTGGTTCAGGAAATCGTAACTTTAATAACCAATACTGCCTGACAGCTAAGCAATACAGTCAACGTTTTGGTTTCCCTGTATTGGCCGATTTTGAAATGCGAGGCATGCTGGGAGATATCAAACGTGTCGCAGCGATTATTGCAGATTTGTATGAGTTGGAAAGTTGA